A genomic window from SAR202 cluster bacterium includes:
- a CDS encoding methylmalonyl-CoA carboxyltransferase, producing the protein MVLRRKVDDKHEDLVKRKEQARLGGGQARIDAQHQRGKMTARERIALLLDEGSFEELDPFVQHQSTEFGLDKQKYAGDSVVTGYGKINGRMTFVYAQDFTVLGGSLSEVAAGKICKVMDLAMNSGAPVVGLIDSGGARIQEGIGSLSGYSSIFLRNVRASGVVPQISVVLGPAAGGACYSPALTDFVLMAKGKGQLYITGPEVIKAVTGETVTHEELGGAMAHAVKSGVAQFAIESEEECIATVQRLLSFLPQNNMEDPPRKASGDDPMRKDKGLLHVIPDNPNQPYNMLDIILQVIDDRDFLEVHQTYARNIIVGFARFAGKPVGIVAQQPEALAGVLDINASVKAARFVRFCDAFNIPLVTFVDTPGFMPGTAQEFGGIIRHGAKLIYAYAEATVPKICVLTRKAYGGAYIVMSSKNLRGDINFAWPTGEIAVMGADGAVNIIHKKEIGDSANPAETRSALEKDYRKRLMNPYVAAGKGLIDDVIDPAETRPKIVRALEMLNNKREVLPPKKHGSIPL; encoded by the coding sequence ATGGTATTGCGTCGTAAAGTCGACGACAAGCACGAAGACCTTGTCAAGCGCAAGGAACAGGCCAGGCTGGGCGGCGGTCAGGCCAGGATAGACGCCCAGCACCAGCGCGGAAAGATGACCGCGCGCGAGCGCATTGCGCTCCTGCTTGATGAGGGCTCGTTTGAAGAGCTTGACCCATTCGTGCAGCACCAGTCCACCGAGTTCGGCCTGGACAAGCAGAAGTACGCAGGCGACTCCGTTGTCACGGGCTACGGCAAGATCAACGGCCGCATGACCTTTGTGTATGCACAGGACTTCACGGTGCTCGGCGGCTCGCTTTCAGAGGTCGCGGCCGGAAAGATATGCAAGGTTATGGACCTTGCGATGAACAGCGGCGCCCCCGTGGTGGGCCTCATCGACTCAGGCGGCGCGCGCATCCAGGAGGGTATCGGCAGCCTCTCCGGCTATAGCTCCATATTCCTGCGCAACGTGCGCGCCTCGGGCGTTGTCCCGCAGATATCGGTTGTGCTTGGACCCGCGGCCGGCGGCGCGTGCTACTCCCCCGCCCTGACTGATTTCGTTCTCATGGCGAAGGGGAAAGGTCAGCTTTACATCACAGGCCCAGAAGTCATCAAGGCCGTCACGGGCGAGACCGTAACGCACGAAGAGCTCGGCGGCGCAATGGCCCACGCAGTCAAGAGCGGCGTTGCCCAATTTGCGATTGAGTCCGAGGAGGAGTGCATCGCGACCGTGCAGCGCCTCCTGAGCTTCCTGCCGCAGAATAACATGGAAGATCCCCCTCGCAAGGCATCGGGCGACGATCCCATGCGCAAGGACAAGGGCCTCTTGCACGTCATCCCGGATAATCCCAACCAGCCGTACAACATGCTGGACATTATCCTCCAGGTAATCGACGATCGGGACTTTCTTGAGGTCCACCAGACTTACGCTCGAAATATCATCGTAGGCTTCGCACGCTTCGCCGGAAAGCCGGTCGGTATCGTCGCCCAGCAGCCTGAGGCCCTCGCCGGCGTGCTGGACATTAACGCCTCCGTAAAGGCTGCCCGGTTCGTCCGCTTCTGCGACGCTTTTAACATACCGCTGGTCACGTTCGTGGATACACCGGGTTTTATGCCCGGAACGGCGCAGGAGTTCGGCGGCATCATTCGCCACGGCGCGAAGCTCATCTACGCGTACGCAGAGGCCACCGTGCCCAAGATATGCGTGCTCACGCGCAAGGCCTACGGCGGCGCGTATATCGTAATGAGCAGCAAGAACCTCCGAGGCGATATCAACTTCGCCTGGCCTACCGGCGAAATAGCCGTCATGGGCGCGGACGGCGCGGTTAACATTATCCACAAGAAGGAAATCGGCGACTCCGCTAACCCCGCTGAGACGCGCTCCGCCCTGGAAAAGGACTACCGCAAGCGGCTCATGAACCCGTACGTGGCCGCGGGCAAAGGCCTGATAGATGATGTAATCGACCCGGCGGAGACGCGGCCGAAGATCGTCCGGGCGCTGGAGATGCTGAACAACAAGCGGGAGGTCCTCCCGCCGAAGAAGCACGGGAGCATTCCGCTGTGA